The genomic segment TCCGGCGCCGACAGAGGCCCAAACAGCGGCAAATGCCCCCTCTCTTGAGGACATCAGGGGACTCCTCTCCGAATGGAAGGAGTCCTTTGAGAGGAACATGTTCCTCAAGTTGGGGGGAATGGTAAACGACCGCCTCAAAGAGGCGGAGAAAAGGGGCATCCTGGCCCCGGAGCCCATCGTTCGGCCGCCACTCGCAGCTGACGCGAAGAGGAAGGAGGCCGAAACACTGGCCTCAAAAACAGGGCGAAATTATGCTGGTGCTGTAGCGGGGGCCACCCTCATGCCCCCAGCTCGACCTGGGCCTGCACCCAAAGCTGTCGCAGGCAAAAAGCAGCCCAAACAAGGGACCGTACAGGCCCAGGTACCCATCGAAACACCTGCCGAAGTGCCTCCGCCCCATGAAGGCGAACAGGGGTGGGCCGAGGTGGTTAGGAGGGGGAAAAAGAAGGGGAACAAACCCTCCCCTTCTGCCCAGCAGGAGCCTACCCCTGTGAAGGCCCCCAAGGCGAGCGCACAGCCGCCCAAAAAAGTGAAATTCACCGCACCCAAGACTTCGGCGGTAGTGGTGACCCTCAAGCCGGAATCCAAACTGGATTACCGCACGGTAATATCGAGGGCCACCACTATCGACCTTTCGTCGATTGGGGTGGATCACGTGTCGGCTGTGCGTGGAACGGCAACGGGGGCCCGCATCATCGAGATACCCGGGGCTGACAGTGGGGCTGCGGCGGACAGCCTCGCAGAGAAGCTCCGGGAGGTCATAGGGACTGAGGCGGAGGTCACAAGGCCCTTCAAGGCGGCGCAAATAAGGGTCTCTGGACTCGATGAGGGAGTGACGCCAGAGGCCCTAAAAGAGGCCACAGCGAGGGCGGGAAAATGTCCACCGGGACAGGTCAGGGTGGGAAACATCCGCATAGCGCCGGATATGACGGCGGCGGTAATCATCACCTGCCCTGTGGCGGCTGCCAACGCCCTAATAGACGAGGGGCGCCTTCTTGTCGGTTGGACAGCTGCCAAGGTCAGGGGGCTGGAGGCCCTGCCCATGCGGTGCTACCGGTGCATGGGCATAGGCCACACCAGAGCCCTCTGTCCGTCCCCGGTGGACAGATCGGAGTTATGCCATCGCTGTGGCAAATCTGGGCATACTTCCTCAGAGTGCGGGGCCAGTGAACCCTGGTGTGCGGTGTGTTATGCGCACAAGTTGGCCGCCAAACACACAATGGGCGGCCCATCGTGCAATCCCCCGCGCATGCGGGGCAAACTGGCCCCTCCAAAAAGGGGAGCCTCCGAGGGCA from the Plodia interpunctella isolate USDA-ARS_2022_Savannah chromosome 20, ilPloInte3.2, whole genome shotgun sequence genome contains:
- the LOC128678932 gene encoding uncharacterized protein LOC128678932, with the translated sequence MGRNVAKSSRGRSLTPRGKRSTGGVNEDVGEKTISRSESLYFSDGDSDGSIDLPEIKMGGEKRGQAPKRKASEDVEEAERASNKLSSVTRGRAARRGSYSGTAEARERLRDLSADYAQFERELERAGTSSYLKGTEQTSKRCLVDEHLEVVRAAAQRVLAEAGKSGNLKGTAWRAMNEACHDIIVAAGKIEAQCEESEAVRILRADNKRMREQLSLLQQETKALRTAFAERVTPAPTEAQTAANAPSLEDIRGLLSEWKESFERNMFLKLGGMVNDRLKEAEKRGILAPEPIVRPPLAADAKRKEAETLASKTGRNYAGAVAGATLMPPARPGPAPKAVAGKKQPKQGTVQAQVPIETPAEVPPPHEGEQGWAEVVRRGKKKGNKPSPSAQQEPTPVKAPKASAQPPKKVKFTAPKTSAVVVTLKPESKLDYRTVISRATTIDLSSIGVDHVSAVRGTATGARIIEIPGADSGAAADSLAEKLREVIGTEAEVTRPFKAAQIRVSGLDEGVTPEALKEATARAGKCPPGQVRVGNIRIAPDMTAAVIITCPVAAANALIDEGRLLVGWTAAKVRGLEALPMRCYRCMGIGHTRALCPSPVDRSELCHRCGKSGHTSSECGASEPWCAVCYAHKLAAKHTMGGPSCNPPRMRGKLAPPKRGASEGTTMEH